From Deltaproteobacteria bacterium:
AGCCATCCTGCAGGCCGAGGCCGCCGTCGCCCAGGCCCAAGCCTCCCTGAGGCGAACGCAGCGAAACCTGGGATACTGCACGATCACTTCGCCGGTCAGAGGCGTTATCATCGATCGCCGCGTCAACATCGGACAGACCGTAGTCGCCAGTCTGAACGCTCCCAGCCTGTTCCTGATCGCCAAGGACCTCACGCGCATGCAAGTGTGGGTGGCGGTCAACGAGGCCGATATCAGCAAAATTCATCCCGGCCAGCCCGTGACCTTCACCTTGGACGCCTTTTCGGGCGAAACCTTTTCGGGGGAAGTGGGCAAGGTTCGACTAAACGCTTCCATGACCCAGAATGTCGTGACGTACACGGTAGAGATCACGACGGACAATTCCAACGGGCGTCTGCTTCCTTATCTCACAGCCAATGTTCAGTTCGAGTTGCATCGCAGAAACAATGTGTTGTTGGCGCCAAACGGCGCCCTCCGTTGGGAACCGACAGTGGATCAAATTGCTCCAAAGTTCCGGGACGCCTTCGAGAATCCGGAAGCAGAGCAACCGGCTGAAGAGGACCGACGGAGTACGTCAGGGTCCCCAAAGTCGGCGTCCGAAACCACACATGCAGGCGTCCTATGGGTGATCGATGGGCAACAGGTGCGGCCTCTCCGTGTGCGGACGGGCTTGACGGACGGTTTCATGACGGAGGTTCAGGGTGAGGAGCTGAAAGAGGGGGTGATCGTCGTCACCGGTTTGCAGTCTGAGAATACCGCCCAGAGTGACACGGGCAGCCCGTTCACGCCCAAATTTCCTCGATCGAAAGCCGGCAGCTCAAGGTAGATGTGTCAGCCTCTTCCTGTGGAGCAAGAAGATTCATGGATCTCATAGAACTGCGCAATATTTACAAAACATACCACATGGGCGACATTACCGTCCCGGTGCTCAAGGGCGTTTCTCTCATCGTTGCCCGGGGCGAGCTTGTCGCGCTGATGGGTACTTCAGGTTCAGGCAAGAGCACCCTGATGAACGTATTGGGATGCCTGGATCGACCCACCTCGGGGGAGTACTGGTTCGAAGGCCGGGAAGTGGCGAGGCTCTCCCCGGATGAACGCGCCCTGTTGCGAAACACGAAAATCGGCTTTGTCTTTCAAAGCTTCAACCTGCTGCCTCGCACCAGCGCCTTGGAAAACGTGATGATGCCTCTTTCCTACGCCCCCGGCCGCCTCACCGATCGGGAGGCCGGGAAGCGAGCCGAAGAAATGCTCCATCGGGTCGG
This genomic window contains:
- a CDS encoding efflux RND transporter periplasmic adaptor subunit, yielding MRLFNKRRVLALIVLGLFGAAGAWYFQRDNGQAASFRTAAVERGDLLVSISATGTVEPVEVVDVGAQVAGRILSFGQDADGKTVDYGSVVSEGTVLARIDDSLYAADEAQAEALLQSAKAGVEVAKADLEQLKAKLHQAERDWLRAQKLGPSDALSQASYDAYKSAYETAKANVTVGEAAILQAEAAVAQAQASLRRTQRNLGYCTITSPVRGVIIDRRVNIGQTVVASLNAPSLFLIAKDLTRMQVWVAVNEADISKIHPGQPVTFTLDAFSGETFSGEVGKVRLNASMTQNVVTYTVEITTDNSNGRLLPYLTANVQFELHRRNNVLLAPNGALRWEPTVDQIAPKFRDAFENPEAEQPAEEDRRSTSGSPKSASETTHAGVLWVIDGQQVRPLRVRTGLTDGFMTEVQGEELKEGVIVVTGLQSENTAQSDTGSPFTPKFPRSKAGSSR
- a CDS encoding ABC transporter ATP-binding protein; amino-acid sequence: MDLIELRNIYKTYHMGDITVPVLKGVSLIVARGELVALMGTSGSGKSTLMNVLGCLDRPTSGEYWFEGREVARLSPDERALLRNTKIGFVFQSFNLLPRTSALENVMMPLSYAPGRLTDREAGKRAEEMLHRVGLRDRMEHEPSRLSGGEQQRVAIARALINHPPLLFADEPTGNLDSRTSGEILRMFHQLNEEDGITIFLVTHDPEVAQQTGRVIRIRDGVIVDGALAAVKDRTDARAGASPDSTPGGDAR